Below is a genomic region from Lujinxingia vulgaris.
CGCCGTCTTCGGAGTAGGCCGGGTAGGGCATGCCGTTGACGGTGACCTGGGCCTTGGAGAAGTCGGTGATGACGGTAAGGTGGGCCGGGCGCAGCCGGCGTCGTTGCTGGCCAACTTCCAGGGGCGCCGGGGACTCGACCTCGGCCTGACGATCTTCGGGGAGGGGATCGAGGACGTCCCATGCTTCGGGGTCGAAGTCTTCAGGGAGGTCGTTCTGCGCGATGGGTTCGGGCCGCTCGGAGGTCTCCGCCGGAGTGTCGGGAGTGGCCTCGGCCTGGAAGGCGGCAAACGCGCTCTCCTGTTCGCTCTGCGCCAGGGGCTTGAGGTGCTCGCGCTCGCTGAGCAGCAGGGCGGCGGCCGCAAAGAGGCTCAGCGCGATGAGCGCGGAGAGGGCGTAGACGATCTTCTGGGAGTGCGCAGGGCGCATGCCATCAACCTTACATAGTTCAGAAGTGGGACCCCATCAGGGCCGGGACCAGCGGTTCTACGTGGTGGTACTGCGGTGCTCAAGATGCTGTCAACGTCGGCGCCTGATTGGCGCGTCGGATGCGCGGGGGCTTGTGCGGGCGCATCGGTGCAACCGTGGCGAGGGTTGGACCTATTTCTCGCGATGAGAATTCACGCCGGGCTGAAGAAGTCGAGCATGCGCCGGGTGCGCGAGGCTTTGCGGGCGCGCTCATGGGCCCATTCGCGCAGGGCTTTGATGCTCTCTTCGTAGGTGCGGTAGAGGGGGACGGTGTCGCGGGCGGCGTAGATGAGGTCGTCGCGGTCGATGTCGCGGCCGTCTGCAAAGGCGGCGTACATGGCGCTGATGACGACCTGCTCGAGCTCGGCGCCGGAGAAGTGTTCGCAGATTTCGGCGAGCTCGGCGATGGTCTCGGGCTCGACAGCGCGCTGTCGTCTGGCGAGGTGGATGCTCAAGATCTCCTGGCGCTCGTGGGGCTGGGGAAGGTCGACGAAAAAGATCTCGTCGAAGCGGCCTTTTCGGAGCATTTCGGGGGGGAGGCTCTCAACGCTGTTGGCGGTGGCGACGACGAAGACCGGGGTCTGGCGCTCCTGCTGCCAGGTGAGCAGGGTTCCGAGCACGCGGCTGGCGCGGCCGTCGTCGCCGGAGCCCTGGGCGAAGCCTTTTTCGATCTCATCGATCCACAGCACGCAGGGGGCCAGGGCGTCGCAGGTTTTGAGCGCGGAGCGCAGGGATTCTTCCGGGGAGCGGCGCCCGTCGAAGACGCGGCCCATGTCCAGGCGCAAAAGCGGCAGGCCCCAGTGGCGGCCGATAACGCGGGCGGTGAGGCTTTTGCCGCAGCCCTGCACGCCGAGGAGCAAAAGACCTTTTGGCGAGGGTAGACCGTAGGCGCGGGCCTCGTCGCCGAAGGCCGCGCGGCGCTCCACCAGCCAGTCTTTGAGGGCGTCGAGGCCGCCGACGTTGTCGAGGCCAGCGTCCAGGGGATGGAATTCCAGGACTTCGCTGCGGCCCACCAGGCGGCGTTTTTCCTGGAGGATGGCGTCTTCGAGGTCGAGCTCTTGGCCGGCCTGGCGAGCGTCGAGAAGTTGTTGGCGCACACGGTGAAAGGCGCGGTGGGCCTCGCGCTGGGTCAGGCCGAGAGCGCCGGCGGTGAGCGCGCCGACGTCGAGGTGGGGGAAGTGCTCGGGGGGAAAGACCGCCAGAAGTTGTTTTTTGATGCCCTCGCGGTCGGGCAGGGGCAGCGAGAGGGGGGTGAGATCTTTCTGGAACTCGGGGTGCTCGATGGGGTCGGGGCCCATAAAGATCAGCGTTTTGCCCTGGCGAGCGCAGGCGCGCTCGGTCTCACGCAGCAGGCGACGCAGGTGGGGGGAGTCGAGCTGGGGAGT
It encodes:
- a CDS encoding AAA family ATPase codes for the protein MSTTPSTSPHLRFMRELGALLRAPYALIHLETHEEERALDLIGRLAARDQRPVRTWSITRGFNDLPDSEGAASLADALVEAQQSAERGVFIFVDATPQLDSPHLRRLLRETERACARQGKTLIFMGPDPIEHPEFQKDLTPLSLPLPDREGIKKQLLAVFPPEHFPHLDVGALTAGALGLTQREAHRAFHRVRQQLLDARQAGQELDLEDAILQEKRRLVGRSEVLEFHPLDAGLDNVGGLDALKDWLVERRAAFGDEARAYGLPSPKGLLLLGVQGCGKSLTARVIGRHWGLPLLRLDMGRVFDGRRSPEESLRSALKTCDALAPCVLWIDEIEKGFAQGSGDDGRASRVLGTLLTWQQERQTPVFVVATANSVESLPPEMLRKGRFDEIFFVDLPQPHERQEILSIHLARRQRAVEPETIAELAEICEHFSGAELEQVVISAMYAAFADGRDIDRDDLIYAARDTVPLYRTYEESIKALREWAHERARKASRTRRMLDFFSPA
- a CDS encoding PEGA domain-containing protein, which produces MRPAHSQKIVYALSALIALSLFAAAALLLSEREHLKPLAQSEQESAFAAFQAEATPDTPAETSERPEPIAQNDLPEDFDPEAWDVLDPLPEDRQAEVESPAPLEVGQQRRRLRPAHLTVITDFSKAQVTVNGMPYPAYSEDGENEGIVLPAGGPHRVVVDYSGNQRVYEIALRPNEARMLMVELTNYNGAPVASNSAAAPPKPQEKPEEPEAEDGQGRITVYSRPRGAVLVNGSDRGQQTPGTVDVEAGRHEVQVRYEDGEVSEKKVVRVREGSRIKLFFRQSN